A stretch of the Haloarcula ordinaria genome encodes the following:
- the msrA gene encoding peptide-methionine (S)-S-oxide reductase MsrA: protein MDPTDASTDTRSPPAIDAEALPPSETATATFGMGCFWGPDARFGAMPGVVRTRVGYAGGTDPSPTYYSLGDHTEVVQVEYDPAELTYDDLLSVFWANHAPFAAPHKRQYRAVVLAHDEEQRTAARRTRADLAGRTGKYVETAIEDYAGFTMAEDYHQKYELRSTPVVADELESMLGDAFVDSTVTARLNGFVAGHGDDDQRRSLLADLDLPPTVLSEVHRRL, encoded by the coding sequence ATGGACCCGACGGACGCGAGCACCGACACGCGCTCACCGCCGGCAATCGACGCCGAGGCGCTCCCGCCGAGCGAGACGGCGACCGCGACGTTCGGCATGGGCTGTTTCTGGGGCCCGGACGCGCGCTTCGGCGCGATGCCGGGCGTCGTCCGCACGCGGGTCGGCTACGCCGGCGGGACCGACCCGTCGCCGACCTACTACTCGCTGGGCGACCACACCGAAGTCGTCCAGGTCGAGTACGACCCCGCCGAACTGACGTACGACGACCTGCTCTCGGTGTTCTGGGCGAACCACGCTCCCTTCGCCGCCCCGCACAAGCGCCAGTACCGCGCCGTCGTGCTCGCTCACGACGAGGAGCAGCGGACGGCGGCTCGGCGGACGCGAGCCGACCTGGCCGGGCGGACGGGCAAGTACGTCGAGACGGCTATCGAGGACTACGCGGGGTTCACGATGGCCGAGGACTACCACCAGAAGTACGAACTCCGCTCGACGCCGGTCGTCGCGGACGAACTCGAGTCGATGCTCGGCGACGCCTTCGTCGACTCGACGGTGACCGCCCGGCTCAACGGGTTCGTGGCCGGCCACGGTGACGACGACCAGCGCCGCAGTCTGCTGGCCGACCTCGACCTCCCGCCCACGGTGCTCTCGGAGGTCCACCGCCGGCTCTGA
- a CDS encoding cob(I)yrinic acid a,c-diamide adenosyltransferase, which produces MTIYTGRGDQGQTDLRTMDRVSKDSRRIEAYGTVDEVNALVGVVRPTGYDDIDDHLRDVQNHLHIVQADFANPSPEEGDPQLAEEHVKEIEAIIDEADEELDPLESFILPSGSAPGAKLHHARAVCRRAERRAVSLAAEEAGVNETAIVYLNRLSDALFTLARLVNKREGVREESPTY; this is translated from the coding sequence ATGACCATCTACACCGGTCGCGGCGACCAGGGACAGACGGACCTGCGGACGATGGACCGCGTCTCGAAAGACTCCCGGCGCATCGAGGCCTACGGCACCGTCGACGAGGTGAACGCGCTGGTCGGCGTCGTCCGGCCGACCGGCTACGACGACATCGACGACCACCTGCGGGACGTCCAGAACCACCTCCACATCGTCCAGGCGGACTTCGCGAACCCCTCACCCGAAGAGGGCGACCCGCAACTCGCCGAGGAGCACGTCAAAGAGATAGAGGCTATCATCGACGAGGCTGACGAGGAACTGGACCCGCTGGAGTCCTTCATCCTCCCCTCGGGGTCGGCACCGGGCGCGAAACTCCACCACGCCAGGGCCGTCTGTCGCCGGGCCGAGCGCCGAGCGGTGTCGCTCGCGGCCGAGGAGGCCGGGGTCAACGAGACGGCCATCGTCTACCTCAACCGCCTCTCGGACGCCCTGTTCACGCTCGCCCGCCTCGTCAACAAGCGCGAGGGGGTCCGCGAGGAGAGCCCGACGTACTGA
- the mvaD gene encoding phosphomevalonate decarboxylase MvaD has protein sequence MKATAKAHPIQGLVKYHGMRDEELRLPYHDSISVCTAPSHSKTTAEFDPDREADVYVIDGETVEGRGAERIDAVVDHVRDLAGIDHGVRFESANNFPTNIGFGSSSSGFAAAAMALVEAAGLEMTRPEISTVARRGSSSAARAVTGAFSHLRTGMNDKDCRSERIETDLEDDLRIVAGMVPSYKETEAAHEEAADSHMFEARMAHMHGQISDMRDALYDADFERAFELAEHDSLSLAATTMTGPAGWVYWQPRTIEIFNAVRELRDEGVPVYFSVDTGASVYVNTTDAYVDRVEGAVADCGVDTRIWEVGGPAHVLEKSEALF, from the coding sequence ATGAAAGCGACCGCGAAGGCCCACCCGATCCAGGGACTCGTGAAGTACCACGGGATGCGCGACGAGGAGCTGCGCCTCCCGTACCACGACAGCATCTCGGTCTGTACGGCCCCGAGTCACTCGAAGACGACCGCCGAGTTCGACCCGGACCGCGAGGCGGACGTCTACGTCATCGACGGCGAGACTGTCGAGGGACGCGGCGCCGAGCGCATCGACGCGGTCGTCGACCACGTCCGCGACCTCGCCGGTATCGACCACGGCGTCCGCTTCGAGTCGGCCAACAACTTCCCGACGAACATCGGCTTCGGGTCGTCGTCGTCGGGCTTCGCCGCCGCGGCGATGGCGCTCGTCGAGGCCGCCGGGCTGGAGATGACGCGCCCGGAGATTTCGACGGTCGCTCGCCGCGGGTCGTCCTCCGCGGCCCGTGCCGTCACCGGCGCGTTCTCGCACCTCCGGACGGGGATGAACGACAAGGACTGCCGGAGCGAGCGCATCGAGACCGACCTGGAAGACGACCTGCGCATCGTCGCCGGGATGGTCCCGTCGTACAAGGAGACCGAAGCGGCCCACGAGGAGGCCGCCGACAGCCACATGTTCGAGGCGCGGATGGCCCACATGCACGGCCAGATCTCGGACATGCGCGACGCCCTGTACGACGCCGACTTCGAGCGGGCGTTCGAGCTCGCCGAACACGACTCGCTGTCGCTGGCGGCGACGACGATGACCGGCCCGGCCGGGTGGGTGTACTGGCAGCCCCGCACCATCGAGATATTCAACGCCGTCCGCGAACTGCGCGACGAAGGGGTCCCCGTCTACTTCTCCGTCGACACCGGCGCGAGTGTCTACGTCAACACCACCGACGCGTACGTCGACCGCGTCGAGGGGGCGGTCGCGGACTGCGGTGTCGATACCCGAATCTGGGAGGTCGGCGGCCCGGCCCACGTCCTCGAGAAGTCCGAAGCGCTGTTCTGA
- a CDS encoding rod shape-determining protein, with product MSDDDADGTDDASGVVPIGVKLGSTRTVIALPDDHGTDQRIIKTLTCMATYEDALTGEEKILYGEEAAREYPDRVQYMLRSGLPEDAERAEMTETFFEALIEENDLPADSGVVYAIPTIDNPTGLENLRSVIEGSSIGLELVESYPESLCGSIPAFGDDLEAIDEIFVAVNMGSTNLEASAYRRGEQLSPFTTGAVTGNEVDRMIANYVEEETQGRVNIDTQTAREYKEEHADFVDFEPFTDIIQQPGGGSHEFTIERSVMDAVDEYLDDVVDELANTFLPELANDYMKVYKLALDRPVVLTGGMACIPGIVDEFEERLSEELNRDVEATAADQPDVAPTIGAQRIATRLVENS from the coding sequence ATGAGTGACGACGACGCTGACGGGACGGACGATGCCAGCGGGGTGGTGCCGATCGGGGTCAAACTCGGCAGCACGCGGACGGTCATCGCGCTCCCGGACGACCACGGTACCGACCAGCGAATTATCAAGACGCTGACGTGCATGGCGACCTACGAGGACGCCCTCACCGGCGAGGAGAAGATCCTCTACGGCGAGGAGGCCGCCCGGGAGTACCCCGACCGCGTCCAGTACATGCTCCGGTCCGGACTCCCCGAGGACGCCGAGCGGGCCGAGATGACCGAGACGTTCTTCGAGGCGCTCATCGAGGAGAACGACCTCCCGGCCGACAGCGGGGTCGTCTACGCGATTCCGACCATCGACAACCCGACCGGGCTGGAGAACCTCCGGTCGGTCATCGAGGGGTCCTCCATCGGCCTGGAACTCGTCGAGAGCTACCCCGAGTCGCTGTGTGGCTCGATTCCGGCCTTCGGGGACGACCTGGAGGCCATCGACGAGATATTCGTGGCCGTGAACATGGGCTCGACGAACCTCGAAGCGTCGGCCTATCGGCGCGGCGAGCAGCTCTCGCCGTTCACGACCGGTGCCGTCACGGGCAACGAGGTCGACCGGATGATCGCCAACTACGTCGAGGAGGAGACCCAGGGCCGGGTGAACATCGACACCCAGACCGCCCGCGAGTACAAGGAGGAACACGCCGACTTCGTCGACTTCGAACCGTTCACGGACATCATCCAGCAACCCGGCGGCGGCTCACACGAGTTCACCATCGAGCGGTCGGTGATGGACGCCGTCGACGAGTACTTGGACGACGTGGTCGACGAACTCGCGAACACGTTCCTGCCGGAACTCGCGAACGACTACATGAAAGTGTACAAGCTGGCGCTCGACCGCCCCGTCGTCCTCACGGGCGGGATGGCCTGTATCCCCGGTATCGTCGACGAGTTCGAGGAACGCCTCAGCGAGGAGCTCAACCGCGACGTTGAGGCGACGGCGGCCGACCAGCCGGACGTGGCACCGACCATCGGCGCACAGCGCATCGCGACCCGGCTGGTCGAGAACAGCTAG
- a CDS encoding NAD(P)/FAD-dependent oxidoreductase, giving the protein MRVAVLGAGYAGLTLARRLERTLPATADLVVVDESTDHLVQHELHRVVRRPSLADDITVDLGEVLDCDVRQATVTSVDADDGVATLETADGEEALTYEVGAVCLGAETAFFDVPGLRAHATPLKRLDHAEQIREEFLALQDGDRVVVGGAGLSGVQVAGELVALAREESMDVEVRLLEQESEVAPTFGESFRRAVRDALVGEGVTVSTGARVTGVDADVVRLDDDAEVAYDQLVWTGGITGSEAMAGDRPTVRADLRLGERTFAVGDAAQVVDSNGEPVPASASAAIREARVAGQNVVALAEHLGNETGGFEPRLAKYRFDVPGWLVSVGDDAVAQVGPTVVTGRPAMALKTTVGAGYLGTVGAVQNATDLVREELGVSLDDADLPDAVPDDIVDVSESEE; this is encoded by the coding sequence ATGCGCGTCGCCGTCCTCGGTGCCGGATACGCCGGCCTGACACTCGCTCGCAGACTCGAACGGACACTCCCAGCGACCGCCGACCTCGTCGTCGTCGACGAGTCCACGGACCACCTCGTCCAGCACGAGCTCCACCGCGTGGTCCGCCGGCCGTCGCTGGCCGACGACATCACCGTCGACCTGGGCGAGGTGCTGGACTGTGACGTCCGCCAGGCCACCGTGACGAGCGTCGACGCCGACGACGGCGTCGCGACGCTCGAGACGGCCGACGGCGAGGAGGCACTCACCTACGAGGTGGGCGCGGTCTGTCTCGGGGCCGAGACGGCCTTTTTCGACGTTCCGGGCCTTCGCGCCCACGCGACACCGCTGAAACGCCTCGACCACGCCGAGCAGATTCGCGAGGAATTCCTCGCGCTCCAAGACGGTGACCGCGTGGTCGTCGGCGGCGCGGGACTCTCGGGTGTCCAGGTAGCCGGCGAGCTGGTCGCACTGGCCCGCGAGGAGTCGATGGACGTCGAGGTTCGGTTGCTGGAACAGGAATCGGAGGTCGCACCCACCTTCGGCGAGTCGTTCCGGCGGGCGGTCCGGGACGCGCTGGTCGGCGAGGGCGTCACCGTCAGCACCGGTGCGCGCGTCACGGGCGTCGACGCCGACGTGGTCCGCCTGGACGACGACGCCGAGGTGGCGTACGACCAGCTGGTCTGGACCGGGGGCATCACGGGCTCCGAGGCGATGGCCGGCGACCGACCCACCGTCAGAGCCGACCTGCGACTGGGCGAGCGGACGTTCGCCGTCGGTGACGCGGCGCAGGTCGTCGACAGCAACGGAGAACCGGTCCCGGCGAGCGCCTCGGCGGCGATCCGGGAGGCTCGCGTCGCCGGACAGAACGTCGTCGCTCTCGCCGAGCACCTGGGGAACGAGACCGGTGGCTTCGAACCACGGCTCGCGAAGTACCGCTTCGACGTGCCGGGGTGGCTGGTCTCCGTGGGCGACGACGCCGTCGCGCAGGTCGGCCCCACGGTGGTCACCGGTCGCCCGGCGATGGCCCTGAAGACCACCGTCGGCGCCGGCTACCTGGGGACTGTCGGTGCCGTCCAGAACGCGACCGACCTCGTCCGCGAGGAACTGGGCGTCTCGCTCGACGACGCGGACCTCCCCGACGCGGTTCCCGACGACATCGTCGACGTCTCTGAGTCGGAGGAGTAG
- a CDS encoding FlaD/FlaE family flagellar protein has protein sequence MTINPRDYDLDELRKMARQRDDRDNGLADDDDVPDPSNLDIGLDGAEEDMLAGSSFRAGLYRELLPFLGGEPEEKPYLAALPENYAAEFVVFEWLEFLLMHSGYQGADEALDYYADIDWLTEEVQSDLSDYLLGIDESATNDGNELSVDDHMLSLVYIAKLTAMD, from the coding sequence ATGACGATAAACCCGCGCGACTACGACCTAGACGAGTTGCGCAAGATGGCCCGACAGCGCGACGACCGGGACAACGGGCTGGCTGACGACGACGACGTCCCGGACCCATCGAACCTCGATATCGGCCTCGACGGGGCCGAAGAGGACATGCTCGCGGGGAGCTCCTTCCGCGCCGGGCTGTATCGCGAACTGCTCCCCTTCCTCGGCGGCGAACCGGAGGAGAAACCGTACCTCGCGGCGCTCCCGGAGAACTACGCCGCCGAGTTCGTCGTCTTCGAGTGGCTCGAGTTCCTGTTGATGCACTCGGGCTACCAGGGGGCCGACGAGGCGCTCGACTACTACGCCGACATCGACTGGCTCACCGAGGAGGTCCAGTCGGACCTGTCGGATTACCTGCTCGGTATCGACGAGTCGGCGACCAACGACGGCAACGAGCTGAGCGTCGACGACCACATGCTGAGTCTGGTCTACATCGCCAAGCTGACCGCGATGGACTGA
- a CDS encoding DUF7511 domain-containing protein, whose amino-acid sequence MSADIPGVPELCTAGERSDLDLALSVVEYGDRPDRCTVYPPGLAGDARLSTWLSTDRSALVSLSEME is encoded by the coding sequence ATGAGCGCCGACATCCCGGGTGTCCCCGAGTTGTGCACCGCTGGCGAACGGTCCGACCTGGACCTGGCACTGAGCGTCGTCGAGTACGGCGACCGCCCCGACCGGTGTACGGTGTACCCGCCCGGACTCGCCGGCGACGCGCGCCTCTCGACCTGGCTCTCCACCGACCGGTCGGCGCTCGTCTCGCTGTCGGAGATGGAATAA
- a CDS encoding phytoene/squalene synthase family protein, which produces MSQNQTDRSSQEDIDWCYDAVHRVSRTFSLTVAELDEPMARDICVGYLLCRVADTIEDAGHVPPGAQAELLRTYSRVLDPSSDTTVRTFRSKVDEWLPATRSADWEVVDEAPRIVRVFRQLEGDSTDIIRGPVRELVDGMAMFVDRYADDGGLRIKTLEELEEYCWYAAGTVGTLVTGLLTHAASDDQAARMEENARAFALLLQLVNVAKDAATDMEEENNVYLPLELLDDQGLDHSDVGKGGNVDSLVPVIEAVTGRAEQYLDGAQAWLEAMPISRGNTLSAWAIPFLLAVGTIRELRTRPADVIREGNVKITREEVHAVCQQFDGDADPVLGDLRRRIRRRPLHEY; this is translated from the coding sequence ATGTCTCAGAACCAAACAGACCGGTCGTCACAGGAAGACATCGATTGGTGTTACGACGCTGTGCACCGGGTCTCGCGAACGTTTAGTCTGACAGTCGCGGAACTCGACGAGCCGATGGCCCGGGACATCTGTGTCGGCTATCTCCTCTGTCGCGTCGCGGATACGATCGAAGACGCCGGGCACGTCCCGCCGGGTGCCCAGGCCGAGTTGCTACGGACGTACAGTCGCGTCCTCGACCCGAGTTCGGACACGACGGTCCGGACCTTCCGCTCGAAGGTCGACGAGTGGCTCCCGGCGACGCGCTCTGCGGACTGGGAAGTCGTCGACGAGGCGCCCCGCATCGTCCGGGTGTTCCGCCAGCTCGAGGGAGACTCGACGGATATCATCCGCGGCCCGGTCCGCGAGCTCGTCGACGGGATGGCGATGTTCGTCGACCGCTACGCCGACGACGGTGGGCTCCGCATCAAGACCTTAGAGGAGCTCGAGGAGTACTGCTGGTACGCCGCGGGCACCGTCGGCACGCTCGTCACCGGTCTGCTCACGCACGCCGCCAGCGACGACCAGGCGGCGCGGATGGAGGAGAACGCCCGCGCCTTCGCCCTCCTGCTCCAGCTCGTCAACGTCGCGAAGGACGCCGCGACCGACATGGAGGAAGAGAACAACGTCTACCTCCCGCTCGAACTGCTCGACGACCAGGGACTGGACCACAGCGACGTGGGGAAGGGCGGCAACGTCGACTCGCTCGTCCCCGTCATCGAGGCCGTCACGGGACGCGCCGAGCAGTACCTGGACGGCGCGCAGGCGTGGCTCGAGGCGATGCCCATCTCCCGCGGGAACACGCTCTCGGCGTGGGCCATCCCCTTCCTGCTGGCCGTCGGGACAATCCGCGAACTGCGGACCCGGCCGGCCGATGTCATCCGCGAGGGCAACGTCAAGATAACCCGCGAGGAGGTCCACGCCGTCTGCCAGCAGTTCGACGGCGACGCGGACCCGGTGCTCGGCGACCTCCGGCGTCGAATCCGGCGACGCCCTCTCCACGAGTACTGA
- a CDS encoding ParA family protein — protein sequence MSRHHDAGPARICVTNAKGGTGKTTVAINVAGALNDRGHDVLFVDLDPQGNATEGLGLVEAYDAEPPTLFDALTRDPTLLGSLVVEHEEMDVVPSSIDMLQAEHELTIADLVARARSEDRDVDPAALASFGFNVTPATVEGTHALDTLDRALSTVESGYDYVIIDSPPFYGKLTDTGVFAARHILVPALAEATSERAIELLMDQMAALERQTGISVETVGVVANRIETTSEDEMMLEWFDLAFPDSPVWQVRKRVALQRAYTAGNSVFAVEEHCDMASVFADIADAFDEQFGYTEVTA from the coding sequence ATGAGTCGGCACCACGACGCCGGTCCGGCCCGAATCTGCGTGACCAACGCGAAGGGCGGGACCGGGAAGACGACGGTCGCGATCAACGTAGCCGGCGCGCTGAACGACCGGGGCCACGACGTCCTCTTCGTCGACCTCGACCCCCAGGGGAACGCGACGGAGGGGCTGGGGCTGGTCGAGGCGTACGACGCCGAGCCGCCGACGCTGTTCGACGCGCTGACCCGCGACCCCACCCTCCTGGGGAGCCTCGTGGTCGAACACGAGGAGATGGACGTCGTCCCGTCGAGCATCGACATGCTCCAGGCCGAACACGAGCTGACGATAGCGGACCTCGTCGCCCGCGCCCGCTCGGAGGACCGTGACGTCGACCCGGCGGCGCTGGCGTCGTTCGGGTTCAACGTCACACCGGCCACCGTCGAGGGGACCCACGCGCTCGACACGCTCGACCGGGCGCTCTCGACCGTCGAGTCTGGCTACGACTACGTGATAATCGACTCGCCGCCGTTCTACGGGAAACTCACGGATACGGGCGTGTTCGCCGCCCGGCACATCCTCGTCCCGGCGCTGGCGGAGGCGACCTCCGAGCGGGCCATCGAACTGCTGATGGACCAGATGGCCGCACTGGAGCGCCAGACCGGCATCAGCGTCGAGACGGTCGGCGTTGTCGCGAACCGCATCGAGACCACCTCGGAAGACGAGATGATGCTCGAGTGGTTCGACCTGGCGTTCCCGGACAGTCCCGTCTGGCAAGTCCGCAAGCGCGTGGCGCTCCAGCGGGCCTACACCGCCGGGAACTCCGTGTTCGCGGTCGAGGAGCACTGTGATATGGCCAGCGTCTTCGCGGACATCGCGGACGCCTTCGACGAGCAGTTCGGATACACCGAGGTGACAGCATGA
- a CDS encoding response regulator — protein MSIEVLLVDEDPDVLEVVSTFLEREGDLAVTTQTDPEAALEDVRTGGYDAIVSDYTMPRMDGLELCRAIRDDGDSTPFFLFSAREAADVEPDAAAAGVTEFVQKGTGTEQYATLAEHIEAAV, from the coding sequence ATGAGCATCGAGGTGTTGCTGGTCGACGAGGACCCGGACGTCCTCGAAGTCGTGTCGACGTTCCTCGAGCGGGAAGGCGACCTCGCGGTCACCACCCAGACGGACCCGGAAGCCGCGCTCGAGGACGTACGAACCGGCGGATACGACGCTATCGTGAGTGACTACACGATGCCGCGGATGGACGGCTTGGAGCTGTGTCGGGCGATTCGCGACGACGGCGACTCGACGCCGTTCTTCCTCTTCAGCGCCCGCGAGGCCGCGGACGTGGAGCCGGACGCAGCGGCGGCCGGCGTGACGGAGTTCGTCCAGAAGGGCACCGGGACCGAGCAGTACGCCACCCTGGCCGAGCACATCGAAGCCGCGGTCTAG
- a CDS encoding chemotaxis protein CheW, which produces MSDDDRMDRAERIRKMREGNRAETDGAAADDASTDGEQRGAAASAPGETAPTGDQQNGADGPTDESAAGGAEPAPEPEESVTGDGTSDAMAAAQRAAQSAAEVTGGPTDTTAQTTETLQQAEQPTDTPAQRPAGVELPDQQAVEAAMAASDATETEGAASAAATDDESTQSEELVRVLEFALGEEYYCLDIEYVEEIVKRDDVTRVPNTDAYVEGVVDLRGQITTILDPKSMMDIDDEGDQNLVVVFDPEMFEEQGAVGWIVDEVRQVSPVAESEVNSPPVDADYINGVVDREDRDQFVIWVEPDDALAAATAEDD; this is translated from the coding sequence ATGAGTGACGACGACCGCATGGACAGAGCAGAGCGCATCCGCAAGATGCGCGAGGGGAACCGGGCGGAGACCGACGGCGCGGCGGCCGACGATGCGTCGACTGACGGCGAGCAGCGCGGTGCGGCCGCGTCGGCTCCTGGCGAGACGGCACCGACCGGCGACCAGCAGAACGGTGCGGACGGTCCGACCGACGAGTCAGCGGCAGGCGGAGCGGAGCCGGCACCTGAACCCGAGGAGTCGGTGACCGGCGACGGGACGTCCGACGCGATGGCGGCGGCCCAGCGGGCCGCACAGTCCGCTGCGGAAGTGACCGGCGGACCCACCGATACGACGGCCCAAACTACCGAGACCCTCCAGCAGGCGGAGCAGCCGACAGACACGCCCGCTCAGCGTCCCGCCGGCGTCGAGCTCCCGGACCAACAGGCCGTCGAAGCGGCCATGGCGGCGAGCGACGCCACGGAGACGGAGGGAGCGGCGAGCGCCGCGGCCACGGACGACGAGTCGACGCAGTCCGAGGAACTCGTCCGCGTCCTGGAGTTCGCCCTGGGTGAGGAGTACTACTGCCTCGACATCGAGTACGTCGAGGAGATCGTCAAGCGCGACGACGTGACGCGGGTGCCCAACACCGACGCCTACGTCGAGGGTGTCGTCGACCTCCGGGGCCAGATTACGACGATTCTCGACCCCAAGTCGATGATGGACATCGACGACGAGGGCGACCAGAACCTCGTCGTCGTCTTCGACCCGGAGATGTTCGAAGAGCAGGGCGCCGTCGGCTGGATCGTCGACGAGGTCCGGCAGGTCTCGCCGGTCGCCGAGTCGGAGGTCAACAGCCCCCCGGTCGACGCGGACTACATCAACGGCGTCGTCGACAGGGAGGACCGCGACCAGTTCGTCATCTGGGTCGAACCGGACGACGCGCTGGCGGCGGCGACCGCAGAGGACGACTGA